One window of Acidobacteriaceae bacterium genomic DNA carries:
- a CDS encoding CDP-alcohol phosphatidyltransferase family protein: MSTNSLTPTAPMYTPAVRINRSLTANAERRLLEHLAARTPRGITSDHLTLLGWAAQIFAGLFYALSRTHPLALLAVNACIILNWLGDSLDGTLARVRDQQRPRFGFYVDHITDLFGVTALLTGLAFSGLAHPLVAAAMLVGFLLLSAESFLATHTLARFELSQFLFGPTELRLLLIIGNLFLLRSPYAHIPFTHSPAHSILLFDLGGIIGSVCMIALAITLTLRHTAQLFHAEPLPRAEP, encoded by the coding sequence ATGAGCACGAACTCACTCACACCAACAGCACCCATGTACACGCCCGCCGTCCGCATCAACCGCTCACTCACCGCCAACGCTGAACGCCGTCTCCTCGAACACCTCGCCGCGCGCACACCGCGCGGCATCACCTCCGACCACCTCACCCTCCTCGGCTGGGCCGCGCAGATCTTCGCCGGTCTCTTCTACGCACTCTCCCGCACGCACCCGCTCGCACTCCTCGCCGTCAACGCCTGCATCATCCTCAACTGGCTCGGCGACTCACTCGACGGCACACTCGCCCGCGTTCGCGATCAACAGCGCCCGCGCTTCGGCTTCTACGTCGACCACATCACCGATCTCTTCGGCGTCACCGCACTCCTCACCGGCCTCGCCTTCTCCGGCCTCGCGCACCCGCTCGTCGCCGCCGCCATGCTCGTCGGCTTCCTTCTTCTTTCCGCCGAAAGCTTCCTCGCTACCCACACCCTCGCGCGCTTCGAGCTCTCACAATTTCTCTTCGGCCCCACCGAACTCCGCCTTCTGCTCATCATCGGCAACCTCTTCCTCCTGCGCAGCCCCTACGCGCACATCCCCTTCACTCACTCACCGGCTCACAGCATCCTGCTCTTCGACCTCGGCGGCATCATCGGCTCCGTCTGCATGATCGCCCTCGCTATCACCCTCACCCTCCGCCACACCGCTCAACTCTTCCACGCCGAACCCCTGCCGCGCGCAGAGCCTTAA
- a CDS encoding GtrA family protein, which yields MNPLKRFLRFNLVGILGILVQLTTLAILDRALPHHYLLTSTIAVELTLLHNFLWHLRYTWPETRSPLGALVRFHLSNGLISLFGNIALMHLFVHSLHAPILIANALTIACCGIVNFLLAHHWAFAEGLGKPDQLPPVCNSAQPIT from the coding sequence ATGAACCCGCTCAAACGCTTCCTCCGCTTCAACCTCGTCGGCATCCTCGGCATCCTCGTCCAACTCACCACCCTGGCAATCCTCGACCGCGCGCTTCCGCACCACTACCTCCTCACGTCCACCATCGCGGTCGAGCTCACGCTCCTCCACAACTTCCTCTGGCACCTCCGCTACACCTGGCCTGAAACACGTTCGCCGCTCGGTGCTCTCGTCCGTTTCCATCTCTCCAACGGCCTCATCTCGCTTTTCGGAAACATCGCGCTCATGCATCTTTTCGTTCACTCTCTGCACGCGCCGATCCTCATAGCGAACGCCCTCACTATCGCCTGTTGTGGCATCGTCAACTTTCTCCTCGCCCACCACTGGGCCTTCGCCGAAGGCCTCGGCAAGCCCGACCAGCTTCCGCCTGTCTGCAACAGCGCACAGCCAATCACATGA
- a CDS encoding winged helix-turn-helix domain-containing protein, whose product MLGRLEAVTVERVAARRYRFGAFEADAATGELRRQGVRVRIHAQPFQVLMMLVERQGEVVTREEISRELWPEGTFVDYEHGVNSAVNRVREALGDKAGSPRFVETLARRGYRFVAPVERIEMPVASPAQVQSHPSLRDEWGTQVEVVHDRGFLERVLAGPEDLPRSSHAVVRTLFVLLQVMYVGFYVGALANLGEIGELLSPLSYAHAAFRVIVVTAAVLIPVRVFVVCAVLFRAPRARQKFLQLWPGLLVMDLLWALSPALLLHHMSVGLAVACMPLLVYSPFAQRALMLMGAVE is encoded by the coding sequence GTGTTGGGTAGACTGGAGGCCGTGACGGTGGAACGAGTGGCGGCGAGGCGGTATCGGTTTGGTGCGTTTGAGGCGGATGCCGCGACGGGCGAGCTGCGCCGGCAGGGTGTGAGAGTGCGGATTCATGCGCAGCCGTTCCAGGTGCTGATGATGCTGGTGGAGCGTCAGGGCGAGGTGGTGACGCGGGAGGAGATCAGCCGGGAGCTATGGCCGGAGGGGACGTTTGTGGACTATGAGCACGGCGTGAACTCGGCGGTGAACCGCGTGCGCGAGGCGCTGGGCGATAAGGCGGGGAGCCCTCGATTTGTGGAGACGCTGGCGCGGCGAGGGTACAGGTTCGTGGCGCCGGTCGAGAGGATTGAGATGCCGGTGGCCTCACCCGCGCAAGTTCAATCCCACCCATCGCTGCGCGATGAATGGGGCACCCAGGTCGAGGTTGTCCATGATCGCGGCTTCCTGGAGAGGGTCCTCGCGGGACCGGAAGATTTGCCGCGGAGCTCACACGCAGTGGTGAGGACGTTGTTTGTGCTGTTGCAGGTGATGTATGTGGGGTTTTATGTCGGCGCGCTTGCGAACCTGGGAGAGATTGGCGAGCTGTTGAGTCCGCTGAGTTACGCGCACGCGGCGTTCCGGGTGATTGTGGTGACTGCAGCCGTGCTAATTCCGGTGCGCGTGTTTGTGGTTTGTGCGGTGTTGTTTCGGGCGCCGAGGGCGCGGCAGAAGTTTTTGCAGTTATGGCCGGGGCTGCTGGTGATGGACCTGTTGTGGGCGCTGAGCCCCGCGCTGCTGCTGCATCACATGAGCGTGGGACTGGCGGTTGCCTGCATGCCGCTGCTGGTGTACTCGCCGTTTGCGCAGAGGGCGCTGATGCTTATGGGCGCGGTTGAGTGA